Proteins co-encoded in one Nicotiana sylvestris chromosome 7, ASM39365v2, whole genome shotgun sequence genomic window:
- the LOC138872854 gene encoding uncharacterized protein — protein MVPAPGVPPPAQPARGRGRGVRGGGQVARGGGYPTGGRPKDVVQSGGALPRCYVIPARHEAEASDVVITGTVSVCSRDASVVDSIVVDCIYHAYAVIIGGLETRVDLLLLSMMDFDVILGMDWLSPYHAILDCHAKTVTLKLPGLPRLEWRGTPGHSSSRPGGAQATSSSSSSDSEG, from the exons atggttccagcaccgggtgttccaccgcccgctcagccagctagaggtaggggtcgaggtgttagaggtggaggccaagtagctagaggtggaggttatcCAACAGGAGGTCGTCCTaaggatgtagttcagagtggtggggctcTGCCCCGATGTTATGTTATTCCAGCCAGACatgaggctgaggcctccgatgtagttatcacaggtacagtttcagtttgcagtagagatgcctca gtggttgattctattgtggtagattgtATTTATCATGCTTACGCGgtcattattgggggtcttgagacccgtgtagatctctTACTTCTCAGTAtgatggatttcgatgtcattttggggatggattggttatccccttatcatgctatattggattgtcatgccaagaccgtgaccttaaaATTACCAGGGttgcctcgtttggagtggagagggactcctggtcattctagcagcagg ccaggaggagcacaaGCAACATCTTCAAGtagttcttcagactctgagggatag